The stretch of DNA TCCAGTGCAGCGCGGTGTGAAATTGCAGTGTAGGTTCACGCACGGAAACGTGCACCGCTGGACACTGGTAGCAGAATGTACCTGGTGCGTTGTCAAGGCAGACGATCTGGGGGTGCATGGGCTTTAAGAGCTGTCGGCCGTTGGGCTGCCACTTTGTGCCACGTCGTGAAATACATTTAACGTCCCGAGTGGTGAAGTGCTACTAGCTTCAAGTAGGGGCACGGCATACCGGTGTATCTGCCTGCCTCGGGGCATCTGCGCTAATGTGCCTTTGCAGAATTACCTTCCTTCTGGTCGCGAGGTGGCAGGCCGCCTTCAACGAGTACGTTTTGCCACTCTCACCGGGAGTGTGTCTGCCAGATACACACAACGATAGATGTATTTTTTTTTTGCTTCCCTGCCGGACTAGCAGAGACTTCACTCCAGGTCTTTTTGTATCTGCGCTAATTTCGTTCTGTagtcgtcgctcgcgggaGACATTCGCGGGGATACAGACCGTATTAGATGATGAGACCTTACATAGCCGGATTTGTGATGAACTCAGGCACGATCGATTCGACCCGTAGACAAGTGGTTCATTCAGCTCTTTTCGTCGTTTAGAGTCTGCGTCTTTGTGGAATGCACTGTTGTCGGTCACGCGTCTGTATCCGTGATGTCTGTAGCAACGTAGGATTCTCAGAGACCGCCTGTTTTGTCCCGTGCCTTTCCCATACGATGTTTGCAGTTGCTTGGCAGGAGGCAATAGACTTTAGGAGGTAAGCCAGTCATATGAGGATGACGACGTGCAGTGCCGATAGCAGATAAACAGTGTCTGACCTGTTGTGCGTAAAAACACATAGCAGGTCGTCCGCTGCGAGTTTAACGGCGCCAACCTGATGGAGTTGATGTGAATGCGTAGTTCGGATTGCGTTCACGCTCATTTACGCATTCCTGAACTCCTCTCTTCAAATGGCGCGATTTACGCAAATATTTTTCGGTAGTTCAATTGAGTATCAGTTCGCTCGGAGTCGTCAAGCCACAGGCTGCTATAGAGTTAGAGCAGGCAAGATCCTATCGGCGTCACGTTCGAATGCAAGCGTTCGCTGAGGCCATTGCCGGCCGTCATATTTGAGAGGTGGTGTCAAGACGCAGTACATCATCGTCACAGCGGTGGCGTTAACTTTCATAGAATCCCCGTGTGATTATACACCCAAGTAGGGTTGTGCTTATCTGATGTGTGTGGTGTTAGTTTTCAGTTTGTGGGCAGTCAGCATCATGTCGTGCCTCCGGTGTGACGGTGTTTGGTGCCCGCTGCgaaagagagcgaaaaaGTGTGCATGATTTCGCAATCCTAGGGGGTATATGCGCCGTTCCTGGTACCCGATCTTCGGTCGACGGTTCTCCCGTCGTTGCTCCTGCCGACGGTGGTATGTCACCCAAATGTAGTTAAGGTGTCATTTTCGGCGACAAAGGAACCTTAACTTTGTATACACCCTGATACCCGGTCTTCGGTCGACGGTTCTCCCGTCGTTGCTCCTGCCGACGGTGATATGTCACCCACATGTAGTTAAGGTGTCATTTTCGGCGACAAAGGAACATTTACTCTGTGGCGAAGTCGCGCCACGAAATGGGTGACTCATAAAAAAATAAGACATGACTAGCCGCACATCGACGCAAGCACTGATACGTTGTCGCCTGTAGTCGTACGTTTCCTACTCAGGTGAACCCGGGCTGTGGAACGCCACAGTTTCCCGCGTGTGGTAAACGTCTTCGAACAAAACCAGGGCCATAGTTGTTGTGCCTACAGCGTCGTCTCAAACAGAATGGCTTCGGGTGATAAAGTTGCATTTGTGGAAAAGGGAGCCCACCAGGGGAAACTAGGGCGACCGCAGGCTCTGGAGACCGGGACTGATGTCCTTGGCTGAAGTACGATACCCGTCCTACCCTGGCTGTTCGCGTTACGCTGGCGGCTCGAGTAAATTATGTGTTCGCGGCCACTGTAGGCACCGGGCACAAGTGTCACGTTTTTCCTAAACAGATTTACCCGCTGCATCGGTACAAAGTTGTTCAGACACCAGTGAGGCGGATAGGAGGTACAGAGCTCATTTTTCAATTGACTGAACAAGGCCCACTGCATGATGGGTAGTACGGTGATGCCGCGTTAGACTCCGCGGTCACAACCTTGTGTACCACCTGGCTTCAGAACTGGCTCCACTCAGAGAAATCATGTAATACGATTACGTGATCCACTAGATCAGCACGGATGGCGTGCGGCGGTGCGCCAACACTCAAGCGAGCGAGATGGTGGCCGTTAATTAGTGTGTAATGCTAGACTGTAGTGCTTCCCCAAACTTGCTGGATTTTTGGTAAACCATGTAGACATGCTGAGGAGGGGATAGAAGGCAACAAACTCACGGTTAGAGAAAAGGAAACTCTGCCCTTGTGCCGGGTCACCAATGACCTGGAATTCGTTCCAGCAGTTACTGGCTGAGGGCGCGACCCCTTTCCCACCGATCATCATCATACGACAGAAAGTTGCTGTCTATGAGAGAAGTCCCTGTCAAACGCGAATAATCCGAGTCCTTTCCTCTCGTTTCCGAGTTCTGGGGAGCCGGCGAGTAGGAAATAGCAGGCGGGAGTACCCTGCTTGGCTTGCGGAAATGGCACTACCCCAGTTAATGTAGGTAGTCAGCAACTGCTCAGTATTCATGCCTCTCACTGCTACAATGCCTGCGCACGCACGGGCACCCGGTAATAAGAAACcaccgcagagagagaggataAGTTGCCGACCATTAGAATAGCACAGCTTTGCTGGAGTGCCTGCTGACTGCACCCAGTTCACTTTGCGCTCAGCTGCCCGCCCCTATGTCGTTCCTATGCAGTTTGCCGTGATCACGGAACAAATGGTTAGAAACCAAGAGGGCAACCGGGACCTCTATCCAGCACTTTGCATGAAATCTgacctcctcccccccctccccatGTAGTCATTTCCAAACCTTCCACAGTGCAGACTATTATACACTAAGAAACACACAAATACGTCTAGCGCTGAAGGCAGTTGATGATTTCTTTGACACACGTAGGCCCAAGTATTCCATACTGGCAACCAGTAGCGGTGCGTGTTGACAGAATCCCGCACTAATGCAGGGTACCCGGAGAGGGAGACTAATAAGAGGACGGGTGAGTTGTTAGGAACCAATGGAAGCTGACTTGTTTCTGCGATAGCACCGCTCGAGTGCCTGAAGTAGCATGCGCCACATGGTGACGAAGATGACTTCCTCTCTGCTCCTGCGAAGAGTATCCCGCCGTCTTTCCTCTTGCTTTTCTCCTTGCTCTGTGGGGGCTATTCGGCCGCCACATAAATGCAACAATTCTTAACCTTCCTCTCAGATGCTGTGCACGCACACAGCAGAAGCGAATGGCTGATATGATGCCGACTGTCTGCGCTCCGCAGTTTTCGCTGTTGCATTGCCGGTTGCATGCGCCTTCACCATTAGAAGGGAGTGTCCTGCTGTTAGATTTTTTCCGCTGACCCGTCCACCGAGCATGCAGCGCCGTGAAAGACACTGAAATTCACGTGCTGCGTTCGTTCATCAGCAGCGCGAACAACTCAATATTGCAGGCGGTGTGTTCGCCCTTTCGTTACGTGACGGCAGCGTCGTCGCAACAAGCAGTTTTGAGAAGTGGTCGTCGCCCGTGATGGATGGCTCTATCGCCGGGGTGGAATCCGCGTCGGTCCAGCAAGGGACGCCGGTGCCTCGAGAAAGTAACAGCGACGGGCACCTGGGTCTCGCTATCGCATCTCAGAATGTAGAGAGCACGGACCAACTAGACTACCATCCGGAAGCTTCGTCTCAGCTCGTCCCGCAGAGTCGGCTCTCGAAGCGACATCGGAGGGAGCCCGCCGAGCTGGCCCTCAAAATCCACGCCAAGCGGTCGCAGTTTTCAGTCTCTCCGAGCCGCGTGCTGGGCATGATTTTGGCGATCAGCTTACTCGTTTTCGGAGTCGCATACAAGGTTACTCGATGTATGCGGGGGAAATCAGGTGTACCGTCTTCTCTGAAGGCAGATGGggtcggcgcgcgacgactCGCCGCACAGGGGGCCCCCATATCGGATGGCGCTTTCACCGTCGACATGCTTAAAGAATGCTTGGTTGATCTGGAGGAAGTCTTGGAGCCGACTGCCGAAGTACAGAACGCAGGAAGAAGGGCTTGGCGGAGGAGTGCTTTGTCTCTCCTTTCCAGCCCACTGCTGGCCCGCGTGTCCACTTATTTGGTTGTAGGCTTCCTGCTTTTTAAGGCGGCGGCAAGTATAGCCAGCACTGTAGACGAATCACTTGTTTCCCAGTGTGCCATCTGCGCAgtctgcgctgcaggagcgctACTGATGTTTTTATACCTTAAAAGGGGACTGCCAATCTGGGCAAAGGCGAAGCGCAAACAGAGGTCGGATGCCGCTCTCCGCTCGCTTTTGAGAGAAGCGATCGAACGCAAGCCCAGCATCCCCGAGGAGGAAACGCTCATGGATATGGACGAGCCGGAGCTGGGTGACATAGCACTGGAATTTTCCATGCCGGGTGAATGGGacccgccttcttcttccggaGATCTAGAATTTTGGCAGGCCCGCGATCGGTGAAGAAATGCCAATTTTCAGGTGTCAGGGAAGTCATATCCAACAGCAAacccgcgtgcggcggctggTGGGTGTATGCAGCACTGTGTTAGTGTTCACTTGGTGCCATGCGACAGCGGTCGCCCATGTTGGGCTGGACCACAGTGATTTCTATGCATGTCAGTCAGGTTCAGGGCGGGGCTGGGGCGACAACTCTTGTAACAGTCCCTCTGGTTGACCGCAGATCGTCTCCATTCCACTACTGCGTGTGCAACAGGTTGTCCGTGGGACGTGAGGGGAGCGGGAGACTGGAGCACGAACACGAACTCAGCTGGGCTTGACCAGCTCTGTCAGGTGTGGCTTGCTTTCCGTAACCCTGCTCTTGGCACCCGCAGACTTTGCAGTTCAGTCGAAAGTCTTCAGAATCATGACGGATAAAAATGGACATGCAACGTGGATGTTTCGCAAAGAGCCATTCACTACAGGCCCAAGAGAGGGCCGCATACCGTCCAGTCCTGCATGACATCATGAACATGGGAGGGCACCGATGAGAGTGCAGGCGGGCACGAGCACCGAACtccagagaaggaggaagagaggaaCCTACCACCGTTCTTCCGAGACGGCTGGGGGCCGCGTCAGGAAAGAATCAGGGCATTGACGTTCTCGTGACAGGAGAACACACCTTAGGCGAGCGTGATGACCTTCGCCGATGTGTGGCGTGAATGAATTTTGGCATGTAACGCATACCACAGGCTGGGGCGAACTGAGAGTCTTCTGAAAACTTGAGGTTTATATTGACGGCCTGATGAAGGTCGGCGTGCCCCACTGGTGAGAAGCGAGCTCAGGTTGGATATCTTCTGTGAGGCTGCCGTGCCCGTTTGTTTCTGTATACGCAGGTGAAAAGGAGAGAGCAGTGGACTTACGTTGCAGAGAGAGTCGCAAGCAGGCGTCGACATGCGTCGTCAgtgcctgcgcgcgtgtgcaacgcgcgcgagacgggcACTGTTCATAATCCAGTGGAAGCGTCTATTTATTTGGGTGCACAGGATGACGTACAGAGGACACCACAACACACGCAGCTCGTCGAGCGTGAAACTAATGGAGCATGCATGCGAACGGTGAACTCGTGGTCATGTATAGCATTTCTTCGCCATTGGTGTAAGCTCGTGGCGAGCTGccggttttttttttccggCATTGTTCATCTTTGAAGCTGGGAGATCGCCTTGTGTTACGTCTGCCAGTCTACTCAGGTGACATGGGCCTCCACACCGGCGGTGCCTCCGGCGCAAGCCGCTCTCACGGTGCCCCGCCTGTGGCATATCGTCCGAACAGTTGTCGCTGATGGAGACGACCCCACCCAGCTTTATGATTCATTTGAATATTTCACCTCGTTGTTCGCGACGTGTTCAGGTTTTCTGTGTCATTAGGCACGTGCTGCATTCAATGCTACTTCTGATGTGCCGAGTTTACGCTCGCGGATCGTCACAGTGTGAGCAGCGCAAGGCGGGACTCGTAGTCGTAGCTAATGTGTGCCAATTAGTCGTCTTGCGCAGCAGGTGTGACGACGACTCTGGTATGTGTCTACATGAGTCGAGTTTTCTTTTCGATAAATCTGGAGAACTGCCTGGCGTTGGAAAAATTTCTGGGGGGGGGCACGCGTCGTTCGCACCAGCTTAGCTAACGGTTTCCCGAGCGCGGCTGAGTCTGCACGTGTATCTGTAGCCGCTTGCGGCTTTGCAAAAATGCATCGAGTGGCTCTGGAAAACACCTGAGATCCAGTCTCGACCACTAAAAATTTGCGTTTGACACTTAACGCGTCTTTAGAACCCAGAGGAAGCATAGAGCCTGGCGCACGCATCACGCACATAGCGGGACGCACATACACGTATTGCTGCGCGACACCGCCCACAGAATTGTGGTTCTGCTCCCGAATCTTGCATGAGGCGCACGAGAAATACCGGCCGTACGCTGGTCTCCAGACGACCATCCCAACAACCAGCGTTGCACCGCTGCAGGTTTACGGCATATATGGGGCATTGCGACTGAATCCTGATTCCAAGATAGTCCTGGGCGAGACCCACTACGAAGCCGGAGCGTGCCGCTCGCAGCCTCGCTACGTGTGGAAGCAGATCCGGTAGCAGTGTCGCTTGTGGGGTTTCGTGGAGACGGCTTCTGTGCGAGGAGTTCTGCATGGCGCAGTCAGATAACTAGTGGCTCCCGTTGAGCATCCTTTGCCTTTCGCCATGTAAACAACAGCCCGACCGCTTCGAGATCATTTCGCTCTGCGACTGACTCGCTGTGGTGAGCTGCTCCCGCGTTCGTTCTCTccccccgccggcctcgaCCGTCCTGAAGTGCATGTACCTGGTTTTTCGGTCGGGGCAACATGCACACCAAAATTTTAAAGAGAAACGAGAGAACCGTTGAGGTCGCGTGCCTGGGTAACGTGGGCCCTTAGGCACCCAAGTCGCTGTCGGACTCCCAGATTTTTTCGGGATTCTTTTTGATCGTCTGTAGAGCGGCAACGGAAACGACATAAGACTTCGCTTTTTGTGGCCTGTCGACAACAAAAACCCGAATACTGCCAGTCTCCAAGGAAGCCCCGCCGCTACTGGGTGTGTCTTGTACCTTCAGCGCAACCATTACCGCAGAGAGAACAGTTGACACGCGCATTATCGCTTGCAGTTCCAGTCTTGGAATGCGGGCAAGTTGCTACGACACCGCGTGTTCATCCTTTTGAGGGGGACGGTTCTGAGCGCCCCTTGTTAGAACCCGCGAAGCGCTCGAAACTGTCACATGGTTGCCCGTTTCTCAGTTCATCATAGCGTCTTTTG from Besnoitia besnoiti strain Bb-Ger1 chromosome V, whole genome shotgun sequence encodes:
- a CDS encoding hypothetical protein (encoded by transcript BESB_061350); translation: MDGSIAGVESASVQQGTPVPRESNSDGHLGLAIASQNVESTDQLDYHPEASSQLVPQSRLSKRHRREPAELALKIHAKRSQFSVSPSRVLGMILAISLLVFGVAYKVTRCMRGKSGVPSSLKADGVGARRLAAQGAPISDGAFTVDMLKECLVDLEEVLEPTAEVQNAGRRAWRRSALSLLSSPLLARVSTYLVVGFLLFKAAASIASTVDESLVSQCAICAVCAAGALLMFLYLKRGLPIWAKAKRKQRSDAALRSLLREAIERKPSIPEEETLMDMDEPELGDIALEFSMPGEWDPPSSSGDLEFWQARDR